The following proteins are encoded in a genomic region of Clostridium kluyveri:
- a CDS encoding recombinase family protein — translation MNRSGKKCVLYPRVSTEMQVDGFSLDGQKNSLRRFADREEMEIVDIYEDAGKSGKSIEGRPAFKQMLYDIENGLEIEYILVYKLSRFGRNAADILNSLEHVQSFGVNLICIEEGIDSSQTNGKLLISVLSAVAEIERENIIEQTMNGRKEKARQGGWNGGFAPYGYYLKDKQLYIQENEAEAIRIIFDKYVNGNMGFYKIANYLNLQGIPKIKRANGTLSQWSTHFVRMIIDNPVYTGKIAFGRRKREKVKGTKNEYRQVHQDEYIIADGQHEAIIDEELWNEAHEKRELTGIKSPSKIGRDRAHLLSGILKCPKCGGPMYTNKHAWTNKDGTYKEIYYYVCSKARTARGKSCDYKAMLKKTDIEPLVIEAIRELIKNQDFAAEIKSRIGKEIDTSTLNRELKNYENKLREVELNKTRLENEIDSLPEDTRFRERKLHDMTLRLDGLYDTIVELEEKIEDVKLRRKAVEQDAITLENIYTLLENFDKVYDKISEEEKKSLISSLIKEIEIFPCDEAELPLKSILFNFPVYKDGGDVCGFLWDKSTHVSTWLERTYIMSTQSISLEVTFGNSPPPIFALFSIEIAKVIKAYH, via the coding sequence ATGAATCGGAGTGGAAAAAAATGTGTACTTTACCCTCGTGTAAGTACCGAAATGCAGGTTGATGGGTTCAGCTTAGATGGGCAGAAAAACAGCTTAAGGCGTTTTGCAGACAGAGAAGAAATGGAGATCGTAGACATTTACGAAGATGCTGGTAAATCCGGCAAATCCATAGAAGGCAGACCCGCTTTTAAACAAATGCTATATGATATTGAAAATGGTTTGGAAATTGAATATATCTTAGTCTATAAGCTCTCCCGCTTTGGCAGGAATGCAGCCGATATTCTAAACTCTTTGGAACACGTTCAATCCTTTGGCGTAAACTTAATTTGCATTGAGGAAGGAATTGATTCTTCCCAAACAAACGGAAAGCTTTTGATTTCAGTGTTGTCTGCCGTTGCTGAAATAGAGCGTGAAAATATCATAGAGCAGACAATGAACGGAAGAAAAGAAAAAGCCCGTCAAGGTGGCTGGAACGGTGGGTTTGCTCCCTATGGTTACTACCTCAAAGATAAGCAGCTCTATATCCAAGAAAATGAAGCAGAAGCGATACGAATTATCTTTGACAAATATGTAAATGGCAATATGGGATTTTATAAAATTGCAAACTATCTAAATTTGCAGGGTATCCCAAAAATCAAACGTGCCAACGGTACTCTTTCACAATGGAGTACGCATTTCGTCAGAATGATAATCGACAATCCTGTGTACACTGGAAAAATTGCTTTTGGCAGGCGAAAAAGAGAAAAGGTCAAGGGCACTAAAAATGAATACCGCCAAGTACACCAAGATGAATACATTATTGCAGACGGTCAGCACGAGGCTATTATAGATGAGGAACTATGGAATGAAGCGCATGAAAAACGAGAATTAACAGGCATTAAATCTCCGTCCAAAATTGGTCGTGATAGGGCGCATTTATTAAGTGGTATTTTAAAATGCCCAAAATGCGGTGGCCCAATGTACACCAATAAACATGCTTGGACAAACAAAGACGGTACATATAAAGAAATCTACTATTATGTATGCAGCAAGGCTCGCACCGCCAGAGGAAAAAGCTGTGATTATAAAGCCATGCTCAAAAAAACTGATATTGAGCCGCTTGTCATTGAAGCAATCAGAGAGCTAATTAAAAATCAGGATTTTGCGGCAGAAATCAAATCAAGGATAGGCAAGGAAATTGATACTTCCACTTTAAATAGAGAACTCAAAAACTATGAAAATAAGCTTAGAGAAGTGGAACTCAATAAAACTCGTCTTGAAAATGAAATTGACAGTCTGCCGGAAGATACCCGTTTTAGAGAACGCAAGCTCCACGATATGACCCTCCGTCTTGATGGGCTGTATGACACCATTGTAGAGCTGGAAGAAAAGATTGAAGATGTAAAGCTGCGCCGCAAAGCCGTGGAGCAAGATGCTATCACACTGGAAAACATCTACACTTTACTGGAAAACTTTGATAAGGTATATGATAAAATCAGCGAGGAAGAGAAAAAATCTCTGATTTCTTCGTTAATCAAAGAAATAGAGATTTTTCCATGTGACGAGGCTGAATTGCCTTTAAAGTCTATTTTATTCAATTTTCCTGTTTATAAAGACGGTGGAGATGTTTGTGGGTTTTTGTGGGATAAAAGTACGCACGTCTCCACATGGCTCGAGAGGACTTATATAATGTCAACTCAATCGATTTCTCTTGAGGTAACATTCGGTAATAGTCCACCGCCTATTTTCGCCTTATTTTCAATAGAAATAGCAAAAGTTATCAAGGCATACCATTGA
- a CDS encoding ATP-dependent helicase, with translation MGYLVERDSEGRLIYVCDSFLTSREKAVYDNLLLDLENDIPKIEEGLKKEYGKSVLYKYFLGKCLSDFLEKYKINDSERRKFWDEIKDFATQEVRKRDDGSVSKRRSFYEQCYVLSQYNIEVVQKLSWRQWQDLLDRVSNREDERIFEWLRNISEKIREDDWREFEKALHLYLKSKDTSVFSDDELFEIYNTLFAMSIYWRIAFARFSKDFPNSAKIKSKTRRSKKYQSACFQIKKEKRKPLDDVIFAEAFDIAMK, from the coding sequence ATGGGATACTTAGTAGAGCGAGATTCAGAAGGTAGATTAATATATGTATGCGACTCGTTTCTGACATCAAGAGAGAAAGCTGTATATGATAATCTGTTATTGGATTTAGAAAATGACATACCTAAAATCGAGGAAGGGTTAAAAAAGGAATATGGCAAATCTGTATTGTATAAATATTTTCTAGGAAAATGTCTTTCTGATTTTTTAGAAAAGTATAAAATCAATGATTCAGAACGAAGAAAATTTTGGGATGAAATAAAGGATTTTGCAACACAAGAGGTAAGAAAGCGAGACGACGGATCAGTATCAAAAAGACGTAGTTTTTATGAACAATGCTATGTATTATCGCAGTATAATATTGAAGTTGTACAAAAACTTTCTTGGAGACAGTGGCAAGACTTATTAGACAGAGTATCGAATCGTGAAGATGAGCGAATCTTTGAGTGGTTAAGAAATATAAGCGAAAAAATTCGTGAAGACGATTGGCGTGAGTTTGAGAAAGCATTACATTTGTATTTAAAGAGTAAAGACACATCGGTCTTTTCAGATGATGAATTGTTTGAAATATACAATACTTTGTTTGCCATGAGTATCTATTGGCGTATTGCCTTTGCGCGGTTTTCTAAAGACTTTCCTAATAGTGCAAAAATTAAGAGTAAAACAAGACGCTCCAAAAAATATCAGAGTGCTTGCTTTCAAATAAAGAAAGAAAAGCGAAAGCCACTTGATGATGTGATTTTTGCTGAAGCTTTCGACATTGCTATGAAATAG